One part of the Osmerus mordax isolate fOsmMor3 chromosome 18, fOsmMor3.pri, whole genome shotgun sequence genome encodes these proteins:
- the stk3 gene encoding serine/threonine-protein kinase 3 isoform X1, which translates to MEPTAPKSKLKKLSEDSLTKQPEEVFDVLEKLGEGSYGSVFKAIHKESGQVVAIKQVPVESDLQEIIKEISIMQQCDSPYVVKYYGSYFKNTDLWIVMEYCGAGSVSDIIRLRNKTLTEDEIATILKSTLKGLEYLHFMRKIHRDIKAGNILLNTEGHAKLADFGVAGQLTDTMAKRNTVIGTPFWMAPEVIQEIGYNCVADIWSLGITSIEMAEGKPPYADIHPMRAIFMIPTNPPPTFRKPELWTDEFTDFVKKCLVKNPEQRATATQLLQHPFITNAKPVTILRDLILEAMEVKAKKQQEQQRELEEEEENSEEETEVDSHTMVKSGSEGAGTMRATSTMSDGAQTMIEHGSTMLEADLGTMVINSDDEEEDEDEGSMRRHTTPQQPLRPSFMDYFDKQDSNKAQERENYNHNQPQEPYHIAKNVFPDNWKVPQDGDFDFQLKNLDFEELQLRLSALDPMMEREIEELRQRYTAKRQPILDAMDAKKRRQQNF; encoded by the exons ATGGAGCCCACAGCCCCCAAAAG TAAGCTGAAAAAACTGAGTGAAGACAGTTTAACAAAACAGCCAGAAGAAGTTTTTGATGTTCTGGAAAAACTTGGAGAAGG CTCCTATGGCAGTGTGTTTAAAGCCATCCATAAGGAGTCAGGGCAAGTGGTGGCCATCAAGCAAGTGCCTGTGGAGTCTGACCTGCAGGAAATCATCAAGGAGATCTCCATCATGCAACAGTGTGACAG TCCCTATGTGGTGAAGTACTATGGCAGTTACTTTAAGAACACTGACCTGTGGATTGTCATGGAATACTGTGGAGCTGGCTCCGTCTCTGACATCATCAGGCTGCGCAATAAAACG CTGACTGAGGATGAGATAGCGACCATCCTCAAGTCCACCCTCAAGGGTTTGGAGTACCTCCACTTCATGAGGAAGATCCACAGAGACATTAAGGCTGGCAACATCCTCCTCAACACGGAGGGGCACGCCAAGCTGGCCGACTTTGGAGTAGCCGGGCAGCTAACG GACACCATGGCCAAGAGGAACACGGTGATCGGCACGCCCTTCTGGATGGCCCCCGAGGTGATCCAGGAGATCGGCTACAACTGCGTGGCAGACATCTGGTCCCTGGGGATCACCTCCATAGAGATGGCGGAGGGAAAGCCGCCCTACGCAGACATCCACCCCATGAGG GCTATCTTCATGATCCCCAcaaacccccctcccaccttccgGAAGCCTGAGCTGTGGACCGACGAATTCACCGATTTTGTCAAGAAGTGTCTGGTGAAGAACCCTGAGCAGAGAGCCACTGCCACCCAGCTCTTACAA CACCCGTTCATCACCAACGCCAAGCCGGTGACCATCCTGAGGGACCTGATCTTGGAGGCCATGGAGGTGAAGGCCAAGaaacagcaggagcagcagagagagctggaggaggaggaggagaactcc GAGGAGGAAACGGAGGTGGACTCCCACACCATGGTGAAGTCGGGCTCCGAGGGGGCGGGCACCATGCGCGCCACCAGCACCATGAGCGACGGGGCCCAGACCATGATCGAGCACGGCAGCACCATGCTGGAGGCGGACCTGGGCACCATGGTCATCAACAGcgacgacgaggaggaggatgaagacgaAGGCTCCATGAGGA gacacaccacaccccAGCAGCCGCTACGCCCGTCCTTCATGGACTACTTTGACAAGCAGGACTCAAACAAGGCCCAGGAGAGGGAGAACTACAACCACAATCAGCCCCAGGAGCCCTACCACATAGCCAAAAACGTTTTCCCAGACAACTGGAAGGTCCCACAGGATGGAGACTTTGACTTT caGTTGAAGAACCTGGACTTTGAGGAGCTGCAGCTGCGCCTGAGCGCGCTGGACCCCATGATGGAGCGGGAGATCGAGGAGCTGAGGCAGCGCTACACTGCCAAGAGACAGCCCATCCTGGACGCCATGGACGCCAAGAAACGACGGCAGCAGAACTTCTGA
- the stk3 gene encoding serine/threonine-protein kinase 3 isoform X2 yields MEPTAPKSKLKKLSEDSLTKQPEEVFDVLEKLGEGSYGSVFKAIHKESGQVVAIKQVPVESDLQEIIKEISIMQQCDSPYVVKYYGSYFKNTDLWIVMEYCGAGSVSDIIRLRNKTLTEDEIATILKSTLKGLEYLHFMRKIHRDIKAGNILLNTEGHAKLADFGVAGQLTDTMAKRNTVIGTPFWMAPEVIQEIGYNCVADIWSLGITSIEMAEGKPPYADIHPMRAIFMIPTNPPPTFRKPELWTDEFTDFVKKCLVKNPEQRATATQLLQHPFITNAKPVTILRDLILEAMEVKAKKQQEQQRELEEEEENSEEETEVDSHTMVKSGSEGAGTMRATSTMSDGAQTMIEHGSTMLEADLGTMVINSDDEEEDEDEGSMRRHTTPQQPLRPSFMDYFDKQDSNKAQERENYNHNQPQEPYHIAKNVFPDNWKVPQDGDFDFLKNLDFEELQLRLSALDPMMEREIEELRQRYTAKRQPILDAMDAKKRRQQNF; encoded by the exons ATGGAGCCCACAGCCCCCAAAAG TAAGCTGAAAAAACTGAGTGAAGACAGTTTAACAAAACAGCCAGAAGAAGTTTTTGATGTTCTGGAAAAACTTGGAGAAGG CTCCTATGGCAGTGTGTTTAAAGCCATCCATAAGGAGTCAGGGCAAGTGGTGGCCATCAAGCAAGTGCCTGTGGAGTCTGACCTGCAGGAAATCATCAAGGAGATCTCCATCATGCAACAGTGTGACAG TCCCTATGTGGTGAAGTACTATGGCAGTTACTTTAAGAACACTGACCTGTGGATTGTCATGGAATACTGTGGAGCTGGCTCCGTCTCTGACATCATCAGGCTGCGCAATAAAACG CTGACTGAGGATGAGATAGCGACCATCCTCAAGTCCACCCTCAAGGGTTTGGAGTACCTCCACTTCATGAGGAAGATCCACAGAGACATTAAGGCTGGCAACATCCTCCTCAACACGGAGGGGCACGCCAAGCTGGCCGACTTTGGAGTAGCCGGGCAGCTAACG GACACCATGGCCAAGAGGAACACGGTGATCGGCACGCCCTTCTGGATGGCCCCCGAGGTGATCCAGGAGATCGGCTACAACTGCGTGGCAGACATCTGGTCCCTGGGGATCACCTCCATAGAGATGGCGGAGGGAAAGCCGCCCTACGCAGACATCCACCCCATGAGG GCTATCTTCATGATCCCCAcaaacccccctcccaccttccgGAAGCCTGAGCTGTGGACCGACGAATTCACCGATTTTGTCAAGAAGTGTCTGGTGAAGAACCCTGAGCAGAGAGCCACTGCCACCCAGCTCTTACAA CACCCGTTCATCACCAACGCCAAGCCGGTGACCATCCTGAGGGACCTGATCTTGGAGGCCATGGAGGTGAAGGCCAAGaaacagcaggagcagcagagagagctggaggaggaggaggagaactcc GAGGAGGAAACGGAGGTGGACTCCCACACCATGGTGAAGTCGGGCTCCGAGGGGGCGGGCACCATGCGCGCCACCAGCACCATGAGCGACGGGGCCCAGACCATGATCGAGCACGGCAGCACCATGCTGGAGGCGGACCTGGGCACCATGGTCATCAACAGcgacgacgaggaggaggatgaagacgaAGGCTCCATGAGGA gacacaccacaccccAGCAGCCGCTACGCCCGTCCTTCATGGACTACTTTGACAAGCAGGACTCAAACAAGGCCCAGGAGAGGGAGAACTACAACCACAATCAGCCCCAGGAGCCCTACCACATAGCCAAAAACGTTTTCCCAGACAACTGGAAGGTCCCACAGGATGGAGACTTTGACTTT TTGAAGAACCTGGACTTTGAGGAGCTGCAGCTGCGCCTGAGCGCGCTGGACCCCATGATGGAGCGGGAGATCGAGGAGCTGAGGCAGCGCTACACTGCCAAGAGACAGCCCATCCTGGACGCCATGGACGCCAAGAAACGACGGCAGCAGAACTTCTGA
- the LOC136962136 gene encoding 2-iminobutanoate/2-iminopropanoate deaminase-like — protein MASLHRHIPYTPKAPIRQGVYSQAVVVDRTMYISGQLGLDTASGQLVEGGVQAQAKQALVNMGEILKTAGCTYDNVVKTTVLLADMNDFNNVNEMYKQFFSKDFPARAAYQVAALPRGGLVEIEAVAVLGPLSDSGLAGQGTHKL, from the exons ATGGCTTCTCTACATCGACATATTCCGTATACTCCAAAAGCCCCGATACGACAGGGAGTCTACAG CCAGGCAGTAGTGGTGGATAGGACCATGTACATCTCTGGACAGCTGGGATTGGACACTGCCTCTGGtcagctggtggagggaggtgtgcaGGCCCAAGCCAAACAG GCACTCGTCAACATGGGAGAGATCCTCAAAACTGCAGGGTGTACCTATGACAATG tgGTCAAGACAACTGTGTTGTTGGCAGACATGAATGACTTCAACAATGTCaatgaaatgtacaagcagt TTTTCAGCAAAGATTTCCCAGCGCGAGCAGCCTATCAGGTTGCTGCTCTTCCCAGA GGGGGTCTGGTGGAGATAGAAGCTGTCGCTGTATTGGGACCCCTCTCAGACTCCGGACTAGCCGGTCAGGGGACACATAAATTGTAA